The Cygnus atratus isolate AKBS03 ecotype Queensland, Australia chromosome 2, CAtr_DNAZoo_HiC_assembly, whole genome shotgun sequence genome window below encodes:
- the LOC118251026 gene encoding ovalbumin-like has protein sequence MGSIGAASTEFCFDVFRELKVQHVNENIFYSPLSIISALAMVYLGARDNTRAQIDKVVHFDKIPGFGESMESQCGTSVSVHSSLRDILTEITKPSDNFSLSFASRLYAEETYTILPEYLQCVKELYKGGLESISFQTAADQARELINSWVESQTNGIIKNILQPSSVDSQTTMVLVNAIYFKGMWEKAFKDEDTQTMPFRMTEQESKPVQMMYQVGSFKVATVTSEKVKILELPFASGMMSMCVLLPDEVSGLEQLETTISFEKLTEWTSSTMMEERRMKVYLPRMKMEEKYNLTSVFMALGMTDLFSSSANMSGISSTVSLKMSEAVHAACVEIFEAGRDVVGSAEAGMDVTSVSEEFRADHPFLFFIKHNPTNSILFFGRWISP, from the exons ATGGGCTCCATCGGTGCAGCAAGCACggaattttgttttgatgtctTCAGGGAGCTGAAAGTCCAGCATGTCAATGAGAACATCTTCTACTCCCCCTTGAGCATCATTTCAGCTCTGGCCATGGTCTACCTAGGTGCAAGAGACAACACCAGGGCCCAGATAGATAAG GTTGTTCACTTCGATAAAATCCCAGGATTTGGAGAGAGTATGGAATctcag tGTGGCACATCTGTAAGTGTCCATTCTTCACTTAGAGACATACTCACCGAAATCACCAAACCAAGCGACAATTTTTCGCTCAGCTTTGCCAGTAGACTTTATGCTGAAGAGACATACACAATCCTGCCG GAATACTTGCAATGTGTGAAGGAACTGTATAAAGGAGGCTTGGAGTCTATCAGCTTCCAAACAGCTGCAGATCAAGCCAGAGAGCTCATCAATTCCTGGGTTGAAAGTCAAACAAATG GAATCATCAAAAATATCCTTCAGCCAAGCTCTGTGGATTCCCAGACTACAATGGTCCTGGTTAATGCCATTTACTTCAAAGGAATGTGGGAGAAAGCATTTAAGGATGAAGACACTCAAACCATGCCTTTCAGAATGACCGAG CAAGAAAGCAAACCTGTGCAGATGATGTACCAGGTTGGTTCATTTAAAGTGGCCACGGTGACTTCTGAGAAAGTGAAGATCCTGGAGCTTCCATTTGCCAGTGGAATGATGAGCATGTGCGTGCTGTTGCCTGATGAAGTCTCTGGCCTGGAGCAG CTTGAGACTACAATCAGCTTTGAAAAACTGACAGAATGGACCAGTTCTACTATGATGGAAGAGAGGAGGATGAAAGTGTACCTCCCCCGCATGAAGATGGAGGAGAAATATAACCTCACATCTGTCTTCATGGCCTTGGGTATGACTGACCTGTTCAGCTCATCAGCGAATATGTCTGGCATCTCTTCAACAGTAAGCTTAAAGATGTCTGAGGCTGTCCATGCAGCATGTGTGGAAATCTTTGAAGCAGGCAGAGATGTGGTAGGCTCAGCAGAAGCTGGGATGGATGTTACAAGCGTCTCCGAAGAATTTAGGGCTGACCACCCATTCCTCTTCTTCATCAAGCACAACCCAACCAACAGCATTCTCTTCTTTGGCAGATGGATTTCcccttaa
- the LOC118251023 gene encoding serpin B10-like, with protein MSHKNLCRTGQSINSAYPSCELQKPWRHPEQQSSSLHKTRFRIMEALNKANTNFALDFFKYQCQEDGNKNILFAPLSISSVLATVYLGAKGNTADQMAKVLHFNEVEGARNVTTTIRMQVFSRTEEHLSNRRACFQKTEIGKSGNIHTGFKALNLEINKPTKNYLLRSVNQLYGEKSLPFSKEYLQLAKKYYNAEPQAVDFVGAANEIRREINSRVEEQTEGKIQSLLPPGSIDSLTRLVLVNALYFKGTWATKFEAEATRQRPFRINTHTTKPVPMMFLSDKFNWTYIESVQTDVVELPYVNNDLSMFILLPRDITGLQKLIRELTFENLSAWTSPEFMEKIKVELYLPRFTVEEKYNLKSALSKMGIQDAFTEGQADFTGMSENDDLVLSQVFHKCHMEVNEEGTEAAAASSAALTSRSLGAAIIFVADHPFLFFIRHNSTKCILFLGRFCSP; from the exons ATGAGTCATAAGAACCTTTGCAGAACTGGCCAGAGTATAAATTCAGCCTACCCTTCGTGTGAACTGCAGAAACCTTGGAGACACCCAGAGCAGCAGTCTTCCTCCCTGCACAAAACAAG GTTCAGAATAATGGAAgctttaaataaagcaaacacaaaCTTTGCGCTTGACTTTTTCAAATATCAGTGTCAAGAAGATGGcaacaagaatattttatttgcccCTTTGAGTATTTCATCCGTCCTGGCGACCGTGTATTTGGGAGCAAAAGGTAACACTGCAGATCAGATGGCAAAG GTACTTCACTTTAATGAAGTTGAAGGAGCCAGAAATGTCACCACAACCATAAGAATGCAAGTCTTTTCCAGAACAGAAGAGCATCTGTCAAATCGACGTGCCTGTTTCCAGAAG ACAGAAATTGGCAAATCAGGCAATATCCACACTGGGTTTAAAGCACTCAACTTGGAAATCAACAAACCCACTAAAAATTACCTGCTTAGAAGTGTCAACCAGTTATATGGAGAAAAATCACTGCCTTTCAGTAAG GAATACTTACAGTTAGCCAAGAAATACTACAATGCAGAGCCACAGGCAGTTGACTTTGTGGGAGCAGCAAATGAAATCAGAAGAGAGATCAATTCCAGGGTCGAAGAGCAGACTGAAG GTAAAATTCaaagtctgctgcctcctggaTCCATAGATTCACTCACCAGGCTAGTCCTGGTAAATGCACTTTACTTCAAAGGAACTTGGGCAACAAAGTTTGAAGCTGAAGCTACCAGGCAAAGGCCTTTCAGAATAAACACG CATACAACTAAACCAGTACCAATGATGTTCCTGAGTGATAAATTTAATTGGACCTACATAGAATCAGTCCAGACTGATGTTGTTGAGCTTCCATATGTCAATAACGACCTCAGCATGTTTATCCTCCTACCGCGTGACATCACCGGCCTACAAAAG CTAATAAGAGAATTGACTTTTGAAAACTTGTCTGCATGGACCAGCCCAGAATTCATGGAGAAAATTAAAGTGGAGCTGTATCTGCCCAGGTTCACGGTAGAAGAGAAATATAACCTCAAATCTGCTTTGAGCAAGATGGGGATACAAGATGCCTTCACTGAAGGTCAAGCTGATTTCACAGGAATGTCAGAGAATGACGATCTGGTTTTGTCACAAGTTTTTCACAAGTGTCATATGGAAGTCAATGAAGAAGGtacagaggcagcagctgccagttCAGCAGCTCTGACATCACGAAGCCTTGGTGCTGCTATTATTTTTGTAGCAGATcaccctttccttttctttatcaGACACAACAGCACTAAGTGCATCCTCTTCTTGGGAAGGTTCTGCTCCCCATAA
- the LOC118251000 gene encoding heterochromatin-associated protein MENT-like, producing the protein MEQVSEAVGKFTVDLFNKLNETNKDKNIFFSPWSISSALALTFLGAKGNTAREIAEVLHFTKAAGADGSSSVARPSRGRPKRRRMDPEHEQAENIHSGFKELLAAMNKPRNTYSLRSANRVYVEKTYPLLPTYIQLSKKYYKAEPQKVNFKTASEQSRKEINTWVEKETEGKIKNLLSSQDVTSHTKLILVNAIYFKAEWEEKFNAQTTNTQPFRLSKNKSKPVKMMHMKHVFPVLIMETMNFKMIELPYVKRELSMFILLPDDIKDGTTGLEQLERELTYEKLSEWADSKKMTKTLVDLHLPKFKLEEKYNLSDNLISMGMHTAFTNNADFSGMGDKKDLAISRVIHQSFVAVDEEGTEAAAATAVVIVYTTAIINHALTFRADHPFHFFIRHNKSKSILFFGRFCSP; encoded by the exons ATGGAACAGGTCTCAGAAGCAGTTGGCAAGTTTACAGTTGATCTTTTCAACAAGCTGAATGAGACCAATaaggacaaaaacattttcttttccccctggAGTATATCATCTGCTCTGGCCCTGACATTCCTGGGTGCAAAAGGCAATACAGCAAGAGAGATAGCAGAG GTTCTTCATTTCACTAAAGCTGCGGGAGCTGATGGGTCATCTTCTGTGGCCAGACCTTCTCGGGGGAGaccaaaaagaagaagaatg GACCCTGAGCATGAGCAAGCTGAAAATATCCACTCTGGCTTCAAAGAGCTCCTGGCTGCCATGAATAAACCCAGAAACACCTACTCACTGAGAAGTGCCAACCGTGTCTATGTGGAAAAAACCTACCCATTGCTGCCT ACATACATACAGCTCAGCAAGAAGTACTACAAGGCAGAGCCACAAAAGGTTAACTTTAAAACAGCATCAGAACAATCCAGGAAGGAAATCAACACCTGGGTGGAAAAGGAAACTGAGG GTAAAATCAAGAATTTGCTGAGTTCACAAGATGTGACAAGCCACACCAAGCTGATCCTGGTAAATGCCATTTACTTCAAGGCAGAATGGGAAGAGAAATTTAACGCGCAAACAACGAATACGCAACCCTTCCGACTGAGCAAG aacaaGTCTAAGCCTGTGAAGATGATGCATATGAAACATGTATTTCCAGTTCTTATCATGGAAACAATGAACTTCAAAATGATTGAGCTACCGTATGTGAAACGTGAACTCAGTATGTTCATTCTACTTCCCGATGACATCAAAGATGGTACTACAGGTCTtgaacag CTAGAAAGAGAACTGACATACGAGAAGCTGTCTGAATGGGCTGATTCAAAGAAGATGACAAAAACTCTTGTGGATCTGCACCTGCCTAAGTTcaaactggaggaaaaatacaACCTCAGTGATAATCTGATCAGTATGGGAATGCACACTGCCTTCACCAACAACGCTGATTTCAGCGGAATGGGTGATAAGAAGGATTTGGCTATCTCCAGAGTTATTCACCAGTCTTTTGTTGCAGTTGATGAGGAAGGCactgaggcagctgctgctactgctgtaGTTATCGTATACACAACTGCAATTATCAACCACGCTCTGACATTCAGGGCTGATCACCCTTTCCACTTCTTCATCAGACACAACAAATCCAAGAGCATCCTCTTTTTTGGCAGATTCTGCTCCCCGTAG